The Candidatus Hydrogenedentota bacterium genome has a window encoding:
- a CDS encoding type II secretion system F family protein gives MTRYRYRAHNAAGHHVDDETEASSPFELIESLQAEGFTVTAVEPVGRNRLHLPGFQALRWEELRLFSEQLEAIFRSGYPLVPALAALAADIHHPALRQATEQLQSDLKSGRSLDEAFRMQEHRFPPIFGALMRAGEATGNLAGVLEMMTQHATRMAAMKHRIKSTLAYPLVLLVSAASVVLYQLLYVVPVFAEIFSEVGGVLPAPTRFLLYVSKVLVNYWPILTIAAPVLALGAVVLYLALRRTREWRHMFDTCLLYIPGAGMAYQNLVQARFCRTLALLLSARIPMIDALTLAGAASGSAVLERGIERAASAISEGGRLVDALRQTAFFSPSFYWLLGTAEERDQVEDALGNLAENAERSLRAREDMLGSLVTPAITVLAGAAVGFIVLAMYLPIFDLGDQIGGN, from the coding sequence ATGACGCGCTATCGCTACCGCGCTCACAACGCGGCGGGGCATCATGTTGACGACGAGACGGAAGCGTCATCGCCCTTCGAACTGATAGAGTCGCTCCAGGCCGAAGGCTTCACCGTGACAGCGGTCGAGCCTGTCGGGCGGAATCGATTGCACTTACCGGGATTCCAGGCGCTTCGCTGGGAGGAATTGCGGCTGTTCAGCGAGCAGCTTGAAGCGATATTTCGCAGCGGCTACCCCCTCGTTCCGGCGCTGGCGGCGCTGGCGGCGGATATACACCATCCGGCCCTTCGTCAGGCGACCGAACAATTGCAGTCGGACCTCAAGAGCGGCCGTTCCCTCGACGAAGCATTTCGCATGCAGGAGCATCGCTTCCCGCCGATTTTCGGTGCGCTCATGCGAGCCGGCGAAGCGACGGGAAATCTGGCGGGCGTCCTGGAAATGATGACGCAGCACGCCACCCGGATGGCGGCGATGAAGCACCGCATCAAATCGACCCTCGCATATCCATTGGTGCTTCTTGTGAGTGCCGCGAGTGTGGTTCTCTATCAACTTCTGTATGTCGTGCCGGTTTTTGCCGAGATCTTCTCGGAGGTTGGAGGCGTATTGCCCGCGCCCACCCGGTTTTTGCTTTATGTATCCAAAGTCTTGGTGAATTACTGGCCGATTCTAACAATCGCGGCGCCGGTGCTGGCTCTGGGCGCTGTCGTTTTGTACCTGGCGTTGCGCCGAACGAGGGAGTGGCGCCATATGTTCGATACGTGCCTGCTTTACATTCCGGGCGCTGGGATGGCGTACCAGAATCTGGTACAGGCCCGATTCTGCCGTACATTAGCCCTGCTCTTATCGGCGCGGATCCCCATGATCGACGCCCTGACCCTGGCTGGCGCGGCATCAGGTAGCGCTGTGCTGGAGCGGGGCATCGAGCGGGCCGCAAGTGCGATATCGGAAGGCGGCCGGCTGGTGGACGCGCTGCGCCAAACCGCCTTTTTCAGCCCAAGCTTCTACTGGCTCCTGGGTACCGCCGAAGAACGCGATCAGGTGGAAGACGCGCTGGGGAATCTGGCCGAAAATGCCGAGCGTAGCTTGCGCGCTCGGGAGGACATGCTCGGCTCGTTGGTCACCCCCGCGATTACTGTGTTAGCCGGCGCGGCTGTAGGATTCATTGTGTTGGCCATGTACCTTCCAATTTTCGACCTGGGCGATCAGATCGGGGGCAACTAA
- the folD gene encoding bifunctional methylenetetrahydrofolate dehydrogenase/methenyltetrahydrofolate cyclohydrolase FolD — MASTRKPKIISGKELSEEIRAELKVDVEAIARAGVRPGLAVVLVGEDPASQVYVGSKRRTCEELGINSYSHDLPANCTEKRLLGLIEKLNADPDVHGILVQMPLPKHIDEKKVINAINPDKDVDGFHPVNVGKLLIGEPAFVSCTPAGCIEMLLRSGYDPAGKHVVVLGRSNIVGKPVAALLMQKAAGGNATVTVCHSRTKNLASITKQADILIAAIGIPQFVKARMVKDGVIVIDVGINRIPDKTKKSGTRLVGDVDFKGVSKKARAITPVPGGVGLMTVTMLMKNTVEAARRVAR, encoded by the coding sequence ATGGCCAGCACGCGCAAACCGAAGATTATCTCCGGCAAGGAGCTCTCCGAAGAGATCCGGGCGGAACTGAAGGTGGATGTTGAGGCCATCGCCCGCGCCGGGGTGCGGCCGGGGCTTGCGGTGGTCCTGGTGGGCGAGGATCCGGCGAGCCAGGTGTATGTCGGGAGCAAGCGCCGGACCTGCGAGGAGTTGGGGATCAACTCCTACTCCCACGACCTGCCGGCGAATTGCACCGAGAAGCGGCTGCTCGGGCTGATCGAGAAGCTGAACGCCGATCCGGACGTCCACGGCATCCTGGTGCAGATGCCCCTCCCGAAGCATATCGACGAGAAGAAGGTCATCAACGCCATCAACCCCGACAAGGACGTGGACGGCTTCCACCCGGTCAATGTCGGCAAGCTCCTCATCGGCGAGCCGGCCTTCGTCTCGTGCACGCCGGCGGGCTGCATCGAGATGCTCCTGCGCAGCGGCTACGACCCGGCCGGCAAGCATGTGGTCGTGCTGGGCCGCTCCAACATCGTGGGCAAGCCCGTCGCGGCGCTCCTCATGCAGAAGGCGGCGGGGGGCAACGCCACCGTGACCGTGTGCCACTCGCGCACGAAAAATCTGGCATCGATCACAAAGCAGGCGGACATTCTCATCGCGGCGATCGGCATTCCCCAGTTCGTGAAGGCGCGGATGGTGAAGGACGGCGTTATCGTGATCGACGTCGGCATCAACCGCATCCCCGACAAGACCAAAAAATCGGGGACCCGCCTCGTCGGCGACGTGGACTTCAAGGGGGTCAGTAAGAAGGCCCGCGCGATCACCCCGGTGCCCGGCGGCGTCGGCCTGATGACGGTCACGATGCTGATGAAGAACACCGTCGAGGCCGCGCGGCGCGTTGCGCGGTGA
- a CDS encoding transposase, whose translation MRGWYSRGYLPHFDAPGTIQFLTYRLVDSMPKTVLDAIEEAKRLGEIDELERYRRIEHYLDKGHGACWLRRPEVATLVEDNLRHFDGERYRLLAWCVMPNHVHAIAEMFESPSLEEVTHTWKSYTAHRINKIIGRRGSVWQREVFDRYMRSPEHLEYTICYVEDNPVNAGLGEFAVDWPYSSNRFRVEG comes from the coding sequence ATGCGCGGCTGGTATTCCAGGGGCTACCTTCCACACTTCGATGCACCGGGTACGATCCAGTTCCTTACCTACCGACTCGTCGACTCGATGCCCAAGACGGTACTCGATGCAATCGAAGAGGCAAAGCGGCTAGGTGAGATTGACGAGCTTGAGCGCTATCGGCGAATTGAGCACTACCTGGACAAAGGGCACGGCGCCTGCTGGCTGCGTCGCCCGGAAGTCGCGACCCTGGTGGAAGACAACCTGCGCCACTTCGATGGCGAACGCTACCGACTCCTGGCCTGGTGTGTCATGCCCAACCACGTTCACGCAATCGCCGAGATGTTCGAGTCGCCTTCACTTGAGGAGGTAACGCATACGTGGAAGTCCTATACCGCGCACCGAATAAACAAGATTATCGGCAGGCGAGGAAGTGTGTGGCAGCGCGAAGTTTTCGACCGGTACATGCGGAGTCCGGAGCACTTGGAATATACGATTTGTTATGTAGAGGACAACCCGGTGAACGCGGGGCTCGGAGAGTTCGCCGTGGATTGGCCTTACAGCAGTAACCGATTTCGAGTCGAAGGCTGA
- a CDS encoding DUF4034 domain-containing protein has translation MKDSQVKFLIAGLAGAAAVLGILAFAAVLGGPYLIQSLFVDGRFFRVHDRRDGPEVADLWAGYQARYQEQQRELDAAIAARKLDNLYQTVPLHDDTRSKLYIEQDFDAVEARLVAQLGACETPLESQRYSQHVERLCGLSPAEHPIDMLRVLDAWVETRPDSHHARLIRGGFSYKYYWEFHGYPLTAVSAGAGWVDPREQLRQANADLLAAARMSPEDPEPHARLISVWASLREDQQKIDTSFANAVAIAPYHYDAHMAWIHYGQPTFYGGSWRLADDRAAKTAAKGDAFQLLATLEFYSKRQRSEEADKDYPSYHESHLAATEALLEQSPDDVHLIGDAAGYAALAGRSDKAAHWFEKLGNVYPEGSAFSDIVEFDRKRTEAFAQSHLADALRLAGDQRYPKSISAFESVKANHPDAIEAIHGHKIAVVHAAAGDAASLEAHCRWLIERYQDADLATDAERSVKGYLLFAGPHDPALLAEAARRTRYAVEAAAKAGEADLLPWFHLSHGMAEYRLGNHGEAAAWLARAVDDKSLYIRSLAQAFHAMAVHGQGKAAEALALLEEARATAAALPAPGSEEYKKEWTDTLSAQLALREAKNAITR, from the coding sequence ATGAAGGATTCCCAGGTTAAGTTCCTGATCGCGGGGCTGGCGGGCGCGGCTGCTGTGCTTGGAATACTTGCGTTCGCGGCGGTGCTTGGCGGGCCTTACCTCATTCAATCTCTATTCGTAGATGGTCGATTCTTTCGTGTCCATGATCGTAGGGACGGACCGGAAGTCGCTGATCTCTGGGCGGGTTATCAGGCGCGCTACCAGGAGCAACAGCGGGAATTGGACGCGGCTATTGCGGCGCGGAAGCTGGATAACCTCTATCAGACCGTACCGCTCCACGATGATACGCGATCCAAGCTCTACATCGAGCAGGATTTCGACGCTGTGGAGGCGCGCCTCGTCGCTCAACTCGGGGCGTGTGAAACCCCGCTCGAATCTCAACGCTACAGCCAGCATGTTGAGCGTTTGTGTGGACTCTCCCCGGCGGAACATCCCATCGACATGCTCAGAGTGTTGGACGCCTGGGTCGAAACGCGCCCGGATTCACACCATGCCCGCCTGATCCGTGGCGGTTTCAGTTACAAGTATTACTGGGAGTTTCACGGCTACCCGCTGACAGCGGTATCTGCCGGTGCGGGCTGGGTCGACCCGCGTGAGCAGTTACGCCAGGCCAATGCGGACCTGCTTGCGGCGGCGAGGATGAGCCCAGAGGACCCGGAGCCGCATGCTCGCCTGATCAGCGTCTGGGCGTCCCTGCGGGAGGACCAACAGAAAATCGATACTTCCTTCGCAAATGCGGTCGCGATTGCCCCCTATCATTACGACGCCCACATGGCCTGGATACACTATGGACAACCGACCTTCTACGGTGGTTCGTGGAGGCTCGCCGATGATCGGGCCGCAAAAACCGCAGCCAAAGGCGACGCCTTTCAGCTGCTGGCTACGCTGGAATTCTATTCCAAGCGGCAGCGTTCCGAAGAGGCGGACAAGGACTATCCCAGTTATCATGAGAGCCATCTGGCCGCTACCGAGGCGCTTCTCGAGCAGTCGCCGGACGATGTTCACCTCATAGGGGATGCGGCCGGATATGCGGCACTTGCGGGCCGTTCAGACAAGGCCGCGCATTGGTTCGAGAAGTTGGGGAATGTCTACCCGGAGGGGAGTGCGTTCAGCGATATCGTGGAGTTCGATCGGAAGCGCACAGAGGCGTTCGCGCAATCGCATTTGGCCGACGCCCTTCGCCTGGCGGGCGATCAGCGCTATCCCAAATCCATCTCGGCCTTCGAATCGGTCAAGGCCAACCACCCCGACGCCATCGAAGCCATCCACGGCCACAAGATCGCCGTGGTCCATGCGGCGGCGGGGGACGCCGCCAGCCTGGAGGCCCACTGCCGCTGGCTGATCGAACGCTACCAGGACGCGGACCTCGCCACGGACGCGGAGCGGTCGGTGAAGGGCTACCTGCTGTTTGCCGGGCCGCACGATCCGGCGCTGCTGGCCGAAGCCGCCCGGCGGACGCGCTACGCGGTGGAGGCCGCGGCGAAGGCGGGCGAGGCCGATCTCCTGCCGTGGTTCCACCTTTCCCACGGCATGGCGGAATACCGCCTGGGTAATCACGGCGAGGCGGCCGCCTGGCTGGCCAGGGCCGTCGACGACAAGAGCCTCTACATTCGCAGCCTGGCCCAGGCCTTCCACGCCATGGCCGTCCACGGGCAGGGCAAGGCGGCGGAAGCCCTGGCGCTGCTGGAAGAGGCGCGCGCCACCGCGGCGGCCCTCCCCGCGCCGGGGTCGGAGGAATACAAGAAGGAATGGACCGACACCCTGTCCGCGCAACTGGCCCTGCGCGAGGCAAAGAACGCAATAACCCGGTAG
- a CDS encoding transposase encodes MEDTCMRGWYSRGYLPHLDEPERIQFITYRLADSMPQSYLDAVDEALRRGEITEAGRRKRIEHYLDQGYGACWLKDAAIARMVENSLRHYDGERYRLLAWCVMPNHVHALAEMVEGYPLEDVVQNWKSYTAHEMNRLLERRGRVWQPEGFDRYIRDEVHFHRVVGYIEDNPVNAGLVADAGGWLWSSARFRGDEP; translated from the coding sequence ATGGAGGACACGTGTATGCGCGGCTGGTATTCCCGGGGCTATCTACCCCATCTCGACGAACCCGAGCGAATCCAGTTCATCACGTACCGTCTGGCGGACTCCATGCCACAGTCCTATTTGGATGCCGTGGATGAGGCGTTGCGGCGCGGCGAGATCACGGAGGCCGGTCGCCGAAAGCGAATTGAACATTACCTCGACCAGGGCTATGGCGCGTGCTGGCTGAAGGACGCCGCCATTGCCCGGATGGTGGAAAACAGCCTGAGGCACTATGACGGCGAGCGCTATCGATTGCTCGCGTGGTGCGTCATGCCGAATCACGTCCATGCGTTGGCGGAAATGGTGGAAGGGTATCCGCTGGAAGATGTGGTCCAGAACTGGAAGTCCTACACGGCGCACGAAATGAACCGCCTGCTTGAACGGCGCGGACGCGTCTGGCAACCGGAAGGTTTCGACCGATACATCCGTGACGAGGTTCACTTTCATCGCGTTGTCGGCTACATCGAAGACAATCCCGTAAACGCGGGCCTCGTGGCCGACGCTGGAGGATGGCTCTGGAGCAGCGCGCGGTTCCGCGGGGACGAGCCGTGA
- a CDS encoding homocysteine S-methyltransferase family protein yields MNFLDVLKEQIVVLDGATGTAIQDLYLGDESFGGSDFKMLSDLLSFSRPEDMKNIHLNYYRAGAHAVETNTFGASPMRLSEYDFSGIDLTHFAPIPYAEMDFRGNDYDALAYFMSRRGCEIACEAREAYKQEPDYDGRPLFVFGSIGPSNRVLSSTKADLTESTYEAIMENFHHQVRGMIDGGADVLLYETQQDILELKAAVMGGQQAMREAGVKLPIICQVTVDQFSKMQIFNTDIQAALVTMQGIGIDVFGINCSIGPDLMEKTVEKLCRYSHIPVSVVPNAGLPQSVDGKTVFKFPPEEFGRYQRKFAEQYGVNLVGGCCGTTAAHIKCVADQVRGLKPKARKPEKGLYLSGPQQAVLLDGSKTLIQIGERLNVRGSLKVREAVENDTGIDHDALEEVVHEQVRELGCTVIDVCMDSNQIDTAAALSEVVHVQTTDFPGAMCIDSFQVDALEEAIKRYPGRPLINSISMEEASPGLLKIDAVLDAVNAHNPCYVGLCTGPKGPGATRDEKLDLASQILDRARDRYGVTPDRLFIDVNCFPLGSESVEGLNFVVETLEGIRLVKEKYPTVNTTLGVGNLTNGLAKKPYMRKVLTSIFIDEARKMGLDSAIINPNHYVFVEDIDPNDYELGRRAILDRDMDAFAELEDIAERKTGAVVVRRTSYDDLPLERAICEKIKDGFKERSKGSLEYRGHTYEYADKIVLQVAQAMDKHEPLEFINEHLMGAMQELGDGFGRGEVSLPHLLKSADVMRQAMGFLEQYMRNQAGVDIHSKIEYKGVVVIGTVYQDVHSIGKDLARTLLENYGYRVIDLGTMTPLQGYIDAAKEHNAHAIGMSALLVQTSNHMITVASMMEEQGLHIPILIGGAPVSDRHAAYVAMANRTEPETMRENVFYCRTAMDGVNVMNKLRSAGDLSAFYQQNKEKLMRRLERAEKRAAADKELLETLPRRAISFDGFELPEAPRFARRKVTYTLREFAAHLDRKTLYSLNWRYGGKAAREKQGHTQEKLDALLEEWVEKATANAWIVPQGVMGIYPCQADGDTVIVYDPEDHTREIARFDFTVVLGGEKKDTVAGSQYFHPAGSGQMSAIGIQLTTSGPQVDAFIDEMKASGDSESTLLLQGLSDRVAEDMAEHLHGLMRELLGAAPNQGQRWSPGYPGLRNIHLNATIHSLLGGEELIGVKLTDASEFSPTGTTGAVCSFHPEARYT; encoded by the coding sequence ATGAATTTTCTCGATGTCTTGAAAGAACAGATCGTGGTGCTGGACGGCGCCACGGGCACCGCGATTCAAGACCTGTATCTTGGCGATGAGTCCTTCGGCGGCAGCGATTTCAAGATGCTCTCGGATCTGCTGTCGTTTTCGCGGCCGGAGGACATGAAGAACATCCATTTGAACTATTATCGGGCGGGCGCGCACGCGGTGGAGACCAATACCTTCGGCGCGTCGCCGATGCGCCTTTCGGAGTACGATTTCTCGGGCATCGACCTGACACACTTCGCGCCCATCCCCTACGCCGAGATGGATTTCCGGGGCAACGACTACGACGCGCTGGCGTATTTCATGAGCCGCCGCGGCTGCGAGATCGCGTGCGAGGCGCGGGAGGCGTACAAGCAGGAGCCGGACTACGACGGGCGGCCCCTGTTCGTGTTCGGGTCCATCGGGCCGTCCAACCGCGTGCTCTCCAGCACGAAGGCGGACCTGACCGAGTCCACCTACGAAGCGATCATGGAGAACTTCCACCACCAGGTGCGCGGGATGATCGACGGCGGGGCCGACGTGCTGCTCTACGAAACGCAGCAGGACATCCTGGAGCTGAAGGCCGCCGTGATGGGCGGGCAGCAGGCAATGAGGGAGGCGGGCGTGAAGCTCCCGATCATCTGCCAGGTGACCGTGGACCAGTTCTCCAAGATGCAGATCTTCAACACCGACATCCAGGCCGCCCTGGTCACCATGCAGGGCATCGGGATCGACGTGTTCGGCATCAACTGCAGCATCGGCCCGGATCTCATGGAGAAAACGGTCGAAAAGCTCTGCCGCTACAGCCATATTCCCGTGTCCGTGGTGCCCAACGCGGGCCTCCCGCAGTCGGTGGACGGCAAGACCGTGTTCAAGTTCCCCCCGGAGGAGTTCGGCCGCTACCAGCGCAAGTTCGCCGAGCAATACGGCGTGAACCTCGTGGGCGGTTGCTGCGGCACGACCGCCGCGCACATCAAGTGTGTGGCGGACCAGGTGCGCGGGCTCAAGCCGAAGGCGCGGAAGCCGGAAAAAGGCCTGTATCTCTCCGGGCCGCAGCAGGCCGTGCTGCTGGATGGATCGAAGACGCTGATCCAGATCGGCGAGCGCCTGAATGTGCGCGGCTCGCTCAAGGTGCGCGAGGCGGTGGAGAACGACACCGGCATCGATCACGATGCGCTGGAGGAGGTGGTCCACGAGCAGGTGCGCGAACTGGGCTGCACCGTGATCGATGTGTGCATGGACTCGAACCAGATCGACACCGCTGCCGCGCTCTCCGAGGTGGTGCACGTGCAAACCACCGACTTCCCCGGCGCGATGTGCATCGACTCCTTCCAGGTGGACGCGCTGGAGGAGGCGATCAAGCGCTATCCCGGCCGCCCGCTCATCAACTCCATCTCGATGGAGGAGGCCTCGCCCGGCCTGCTCAAGATTGACGCGGTGCTCGACGCCGTGAACGCGCACAACCCCTGCTACGTGGGGCTGTGCACCGGACCGAAGGGACCCGGCGCCACGCGCGACGAGAAGCTCGATCTCGCCAGCCAGATCCTCGACCGCGCCCGCGATCGCTACGGCGTCACGCCGGACCGCCTCTTTATCGACGTGAACTGCTTCCCCCTCGGCTCCGAATCCGTGGAGGGGCTCAATTTTGTCGTGGAGACGCTGGAGGGCATCCGGCTGGTCAAGGAAAAGTACCCGACCGTCAACACCACGCTCGGTGTCGGCAACCTGACCAATGGCCTCGCGAAAAAGCCCTACATGCGCAAGGTCCTGACCTCCATCTTCATCGACGAAGCCCGGAAAATGGGCCTGGACTCCGCCATTATCAATCCGAACCACTACGTGTTCGTCGAGGATATCGACCCGAACGACTACGAACTCGGGCGGCGCGCCATTCTCGATCGCGATATGGACGCCTTCGCCGAACTGGAGGATATCGCCGAGCGGAAGACCGGCGCGGTGGTGGTGCGGCGCACGAGTTACGACGACCTGCCGCTGGAGCGCGCCATCTGCGAGAAAATCAAGGATGGCTTCAAAGAGCGGTCCAAGGGATCCCTGGAATACCGCGGCCACACCTACGAATACGCCGACAAGATCGTGCTCCAGGTGGCCCAGGCCATGGACAAGCACGAGCCGCTGGAGTTCATCAACGAGCACCTCATGGGCGCGATGCAGGAGCTGGGCGACGGCTTCGGGCGCGGCGAGGTGTCCCTGCCGCACCTGCTGAAATCCGCCGACGTCATGCGCCAGGCGATGGGCTTCCTGGAGCAGTACATGCGGAACCAGGCCGGCGTCGATATCCACAGCAAGATCGAGTACAAGGGCGTCGTCGTGATCGGCACCGTCTACCAGGACGTGCACTCGATCGGCAAGGACCTCGCCCGGACCCTGCTGGAGAACTACGGCTACCGTGTGATCGACCTGGGCACGATGACCCCGCTCCAGGGCTACATCGACGCCGCGAAAGAGCACAACGCCCACGCCATCGGCATGTCCGCGCTGCTCGTGCAGACCTCGAACCACATGATTACCGTCGCCTCGATGATGGAGGAGCAGGGCCTGCACATCCCCATCCTGATCGGCGGAGCGCCCGTGAGCGATCGCCACGCGGCCTACGTCGCCATGGCCAACCGGACCGAGCCGGAAACCATGCGCGAGAACGTGTTCTACTGCCGCACCGCGATGGACGGCGTGAACGTGATGAACAAGCTGCGCTCGGCGGGCGACCTCAGCGCGTTCTACCAGCAGAACAAGGAGAAACTCATGCGCCGCCTGGAGCGCGCCGAAAAACGCGCCGCGGCGGACAAGGAACTCCTGGAGACGCTCCCGCGCCGGGCCATCTCGTTCGACGGCTTCGAGCTGCCCGAAGCCCCGCGCTTCGCCCGCCGCAAAGTAACCTACACGCTGCGGGAATTCGCCGCGCACCTCGACAGGAAAACGCTTTACTCCCTGAACTGGCGCTACGGCGGCAAGGCCGCCCGCGAAAAGCAGGGCCACACCCAGGAGAAGCTCGACGCGTTGCTGGAAGAGTGGGTCGAAAAAGCCACCGCCAACGCCTGGATCGTCCCCCAGGGCGTCATGGGGATCTACCCCTGCCAGGCCGACGGCGACACCGTCATCGTATACGACCCCGAGGACCACACCCGCGAAATCGCCCGCTTCGACTTCACCGTCGTACTCGGCGGCGAAAAGAAGGACACCGTCGCGGGCTCGCAGTACTTCCACCCCGCCGGAAGCGGCCAGATGAGCGCCATCGGCATCCAGCTCACCACCAGCGGCCCGCAGGTGGACGCGTTCATCGACGAGATGAAAGCCTCCGGCGATTCCGAATCCACGCTCCTCCTCCAGGGCCTGTCCGACCGCGTCGCCGAAGACATGGCCGAGCACCTCCACGGGCTCATGCGCGAGCTCCTCGGCGCCGCCCCAAACCAGGGCCAGCGCTGGAGCCCCGGCTACCCCGGCCTCCGCAACATCCACCTCAACGCCACCATCCACAGCCTGCTCGGCGGCGAAGAGCTCATCGGCGTAAAACTCACCGACGCCAGCGAATTCAGCCCAACCGGGACGACGGGGGCGGTGTGCAGCTTCCACCCCGAGGCAAGGTATACCTGA
- the metF gene encoding methylenetetrahydrofolate reductase [NAD(P)H]: MKLRDCYTRDALAVSFELFPPKTDKGLENLYENLDELVTCGPAFITCTYGAGGSTRARTLEVLEGVRDRYPGMPVATHLTCVGSTVDDLRAYLEEARKRGVSYIVALRGDPPKGETTFVQAEGGLAYANELVALIRAEYPEFGVLVAGYPEVHIEAPDADTDLANLKRKVDAGADVIVTQLFYDNADFYRFRDRVAAAGIDVPLVPGILPVTNLAQIRRLTSMCGSKLPKKLLRRLSAHENDDEGQFSVGVYHAARQVEDLMENGVPGVHFYVLNKSRATALICRALVL, encoded by the coding sequence TTGAAACTACGCGACTGCTACACGCGAGACGCCCTCGCGGTTTCGTTTGAATTGTTCCCGCCCAAGACGGACAAGGGGCTGGAAAACCTCTACGAGAACCTGGATGAACTGGTCACCTGCGGGCCGGCGTTTATTACCTGCACCTATGGGGCCGGGGGATCCACGCGCGCGCGCACGCTGGAGGTGCTGGAGGGCGTCCGGGACCGCTACCCGGGGATGCCCGTCGCCACGCACCTCACGTGCGTGGGGTCCACGGTGGATGATCTCCGGGCGTACCTGGAGGAGGCCCGAAAGCGCGGCGTCAGCTATATCGTGGCGCTGCGCGGCGACCCCCCGAAGGGCGAGACCACCTTTGTGCAGGCCGAGGGCGGCCTGGCCTACGCCAACGAGTTGGTCGCCCTGATTCGCGCGGAGTACCCGGAGTTCGGCGTGCTTGTCGCGGGGTATCCGGAGGTACACATCGAGGCCCCCGACGCCGACACCGACCTGGCGAACTTGAAGCGCAAGGTGGACGCGGGCGCGGATGTCATCGTGACGCAGCTTTTTTACGACAACGCCGATTTTTATCGCTTCCGGGACCGCGTCGCCGCGGCGGGGATCGATGTTCCCCTCGTTCCCGGCATCCTCCCCGTGACCAATCTCGCGCAGATCCGGCGCCTCACGAGCATGTGCGGGTCCAAGCTCCCGAAGAAACTGCTCCGCCGGCTCTCGGCGCACGAGAACGACGACGAGGGGCAGTTTTCCGTGGGGGTGTACCACGCGGCGCGGCAGGTGGAGGATCTGATGGAGAACGGCGTGCCGGGCGTGCACTTCTACGTGCTGAACAAGTCACGGGCGACGGCGCTTATTTGCCGGGCGCTGGTGCTGTGA
- a CDS encoding thiazole synthase codes for MSQNSSTAPLVIASRSFNSRLMIGTGKFPSAQALRDAIAASGSEIITVALRRVDLSKPDDEGILSAIDPKKQLILPNTSGARTAEEAVRLARLARASGLEPWVKLELTPEPRYLLPDPVETLRAAEMLVKDGFVVLPYIQADPILAKRLEEIGTATVMPLGAPIGSNRGIKTRDMIRIIIEQSNVPVVVDAGLGAPSHAAEAMEMGADAVLVNTALADARDHGPMARAFALATEAGRMGYLAGLGPERATAEASSPLTGFLNP; via the coding sequence ATGTCCCAAAACTCCAGCACAGCCCCCCTCGTCATCGCCAGCCGCAGCTTCAACTCGCGCCTCATGATAGGCACGGGCAAGTTCCCGTCCGCGCAGGCGCTGCGCGACGCCATTGCCGCTTCCGGCTCCGAGATCATTACCGTGGCCCTGCGCCGGGTCGACCTTTCGAAGCCGGACGACGAGGGCATTCTCTCCGCCATCGATCCGAAGAAGCAGCTCATCCTGCCGAATACCAGCGGCGCGCGCACCGCGGAAGAGGCGGTGCGCCTGGCGAGGCTGGCGCGCGCGTCCGGGCTGGAGCCCTGGGTGAAGCTGGAGCTGACGCCGGAGCCGCGCTACTTGCTTCCCGATCCGGTGGAGACGCTGCGCGCGGCCGAAATGCTCGTGAAGGACGGGTTTGTCGTCCTGCCGTACATCCAGGCCGACCCGATTCTCGCGAAGCGGCTCGAAGAAATCGGGACCGCCACGGTCATGCCGCTGGGCGCGCCGATCGGCAGCAACCGCGGCATCAAGACCCGCGACATGATCCGCATCATCATCGAGCAGAGCAATGTGCCCGTGGTGGTGGACGCGGGCCTGGGCGCGCCGTCGCACGCGGCCGAGGCCATGGAAATGGGCGCGGACGCGGTGCTCGTGAACACGGCGCTGGCCGACGCCCGGGATCACGGCCCCATGGCGCGGGCTTTTGCGCTGGCCACCGAGGCCGGGCGCATGGGCTACCTGGCCGGGCTCGGGCCGGAGCGCGCCACGGCCGAGGCCTCCTCGCCGCTCACGGGCTTCCTGAACCCCTGA